A single window of Hymenobacter sp. APR13 DNA harbors:
- a CDS encoding HEAT repeat domain-containing protein, with the protein MSGWYVNCRYLLAVLLVLVASAARATTWDEPWHERVVKEADHFVLATVTKADKQQLTLQIIRDAAGGTLDGSLQVTDFYLLDLCSTSGGHGPEFHLDAADTAYFFLKKNPQGGFSLATPSTGFAGVSKGIVYATYRHSYHQAGVEQPVYEMTMGAIFRKYHGLPYDAAPVRAFITEQLAHKPAPISEEGMADFFRQHVALETIYHLGFTEYYASTLPFLHDADNFHAQVSAARALMAINTPEAHQELLQLLQDNNTTDFTKVVAIRTLAAHQPHDLKPTLQKLVKKASEEENGFGGNIMDPRICTRIPTVQKALMELVSAL; encoded by the coding sequence ATGTCTGGCTGGTACGTCAACTGCCGTTATCTATTGGCAGTTCTTTTAGTTTTAGTAGCCTCTGCCGCCCGTGCCACCACCTGGGACGAGCCCTGGCATGAACGAGTAGTAAAGGAGGCCGACCACTTTGTTTTAGCCACAGTCACAAAAGCTGACAAGCAGCAACTGACCCTACAAATTATCCGTGATGCAGCGGGCGGCACTCTGGACGGGAGCCTGCAGGTCACGGACTTTTACCTGCTGGACTTGTGCAGCACTTCGGGAGGGCACGGGCCGGAATTTCACCTTGATGCGGCAGACACAGCGTACTTTTTTCTGAAGAAGAATCCGCAGGGAGGCTTCAGCCTGGCCACGCCCAGTACTGGCTTCGCTGGTGTGTCGAAGGGTATCGTTTACGCAACTTACCGGCACAGCTACCACCAGGCAGGCGTCGAGCAGCCGGTGTACGAAATGACGATGGGCGCCATATTCCGGAAATACCATGGCCTGCCCTACGACGCGGCCCCGGTTCGGGCATTTATTACTGAGCAACTAGCCCACAAGCCCGCTCCGATCAGCGAGGAAGGCATGGCGGACTTTTTCCGGCAGCATGTGGCTCTCGAAACTATCTACCACTTGGGCTTCACCGAGTATTACGCCTCTACGCTGCCTTTCCTGCACGACGCAGACAATTTTCATGCGCAGGTATCTGCCGCCCGCGCCCTGATGGCTATTAACACGCCGGAAGCCCATCAGGAGTTGCTGCAGTTGCTGCAAGACAACAACACAACCGATTTCACCAAAGTGGTAGCCATCCGTACGCTGGCAGCTCACCAGCCGCACGACCTCAAGCCCACGCTCCAGAAGCTGGTTAAGAAGGCGTCTGAAGAAGAGAATGGCTTTGGCGGCAACATCATGGACCCCAGAATCTGCACCCGCATACCGACGGTACAAAAGGCCCTGATGGAGCTGGTATCTGCTTTGTAG
- a CDS encoding TonB-dependent receptor gives MKHVTPALLLLPILAHAQAPADTTRLGEVVVTASKVEESILQSPVTVEKLNARQLRLTPAASFFDALEHLKGVQMITPSLGFRVLNARGFSNTTNVRFAQLVDGIDNQAPHIGGPIGNVLGPSDLDIQAVELVPGTAAALYGLNAINGLANFSTRNPFRSPGLSVQQKTGINHLNDPATGAHAFSETSVRYARVLGPKWAVKVNGTYLRGYDWIARDPTDINPNGNATTGLPGADNPARDPVSSYGNESSNRSTLTLGGKSYQVARTGYREQDVTDYQLQTLKYDAALHYKLSDKTELAYTYRGASFDNVYQRSNRFRLDNYHLQQHALQLIGPVVQARAYFTQENTGRSYNLRSMAENLDRSFKPDARWNQDYTAAWNQAGADRQTVAQAHATARAAADAGRLQPGTPEFQQRLRELADINNWDQGAALRVQADLLHLEGQLNLGEALRRGGGKRLPAWADVLLGVDHRTYFIQPDGNYFINPAAGEDPYSTLTYGKMGGFVQAGARLWQEKIRLTATLRADKNDYFSTRFNPRLTAVYSPTQRHNFRVSYQSGYRFPSLFEGFSNVNSGQVKRIGGLRVMSDGVFENSYLRSSIDAFNAAVTRSVNTGSLSRSQAISQNQGLLQKNPYTYLRPEHIYSIELGYKAALLPGGRLLADVDFYSNTYRDFTAQVEAYVPLDATGQPLSPNSDQNAVATALSARAGQARYRLWTNSRSRVYNYGGSLGLRYEVAGGYLAGASTTYARLRRTESGDGLEDGFNTPRWAANLSLGNENVAHNFGFGLNYHWQQRYYSQTFLVTGYVPAYGTLDAQLSYRLPEPNLRLKLGASNVLNHYYASYLGGPNVGGLYYLQVTYGL, from the coding sequence ATGAAACACGTTACGCCCGCTCTGTTGCTGCTTCCGATACTGGCCCACGCCCAGGCCCCCGCCGATACCACGCGGCTGGGGGAGGTGGTGGTGACGGCCTCGAAGGTGGAGGAAAGCATCCTGCAGTCGCCCGTAACGGTGGAGAAGCTCAACGCCCGGCAGCTGCGGCTTACGCCCGCGGCGTCGTTTTTTGATGCCCTGGAACACCTGAAGGGCGTGCAGATGATTACGCCCAGCCTGGGGTTTCGGGTGCTGAACGCCCGGGGCTTCAGCAACACCACCAACGTGCGCTTCGCCCAGCTCGTGGACGGCATCGACAACCAGGCCCCGCACATCGGCGGGCCCATCGGGAACGTGCTGGGGCCGAGCGACCTGGATATTCAGGCCGTGGAGCTGGTGCCGGGCACGGCTGCGGCGCTGTACGGGCTCAACGCCATCAACGGGCTGGCCAACTTCAGCACCCGCAACCCGTTTCGCAGCCCCGGCCTGAGCGTGCAGCAAAAAACCGGCATCAACCACCTCAACGACCCGGCCACCGGTGCGCACGCCTTTTCCGAAACCAGTGTGCGCTACGCCCGGGTGCTGGGCCCGAAGTGGGCGGTGAAGGTGAACGGCACTTACCTGCGCGGCTACGACTGGATTGCCCGCGACCCGACCGACATCAACCCCAACGGCAACGCCACCACCGGCCTGCCGGGGGCCGATAACCCCGCCCGCGACCCGGTGAGCAGCTACGGCAACGAATCCTCGAACCGCTCGACGCTGACGCTGGGGGGCAAAAGCTACCAGGTGGCCCGCACCGGCTACCGGGAGCAGGACGTGACCGACTACCAGCTGCAAACCCTCAAGTACGACGCGGCCCTGCACTACAAGCTCTCGGACAAAACGGAGCTGGCCTACACCTACCGTGGGGCCAGCTTCGACAACGTGTACCAGCGCAGCAACCGGTTCCGGCTCGACAACTACCACCTGCAGCAGCACGCCCTGCAACTCATCGGCCCCGTAGTGCAGGCCCGTGCCTACTTCACCCAGGAGAACACCGGCCGCAGCTACAACCTGCGCAGCATGGCTGAAAATCTGGACCGCAGCTTCAAGCCCGATGCCCGCTGGAACCAGGACTACACCGCCGCCTGGAACCAGGCCGGGGCCGACAGGCAGACGGTAGCTCAGGCCCACGCCACGGCCCGCGCCGCCGCCGATGCTGGCCGTTTGCAGCCGGGCACGCCGGAGTTTCAGCAGCGCCTGCGCGAGCTGGCCGACATCAACAACTGGGACCAGGGCGCGGCCCTGCGCGTGCAGGCCGACTTGCTGCATCTGGAAGGCCAGCTGAACCTCGGCGAAGCCCTGCGCCGGGGCGGCGGCAAACGCCTGCCCGCCTGGGCCGACGTGCTGTTGGGTGTCGACCACCGCACGTACTTTATTCAGCCCGATGGCAACTACTTCATCAACCCCGCGGCGGGGGAGGACCCGTACAGCACGCTCACGTACGGCAAAATGGGCGGCTTTGTGCAGGCCGGGGCGCGGCTGTGGCAGGAGAAAATTCGCCTGACGGCCACGCTGCGGGCCGATAAGAACGATTATTTCAGTACCCGCTTCAACCCGCGCCTCACGGCCGTGTACTCGCCCACCCAGCGCCACAACTTCCGGGTGAGCTACCAGAGCGGTTACCGGTTTCCAAGCTTGTTTGAGGGGTTTTCCAACGTGAACAGCGGGCAGGTGAAGCGCATCGGGGGGCTCCGGGTGATGTCGGACGGGGTATTTGAGAACAGCTACCTGCGTAGCTCCATTGATGCCTTCAACGCCGCCGTGACCCGGAGCGTGAACACCGGCAGCCTCTCGCGCAGCCAGGCTATCAGCCAGAACCAAGGCCTGCTGCAGAAAAACCCCTACACCTACCTGCGGCCCGAGCACATCTATTCCATCGAGCTGGGCTACAAAGCGGCGCTGCTGCCCGGCGGCCGCTTGCTGGCCGACGTGGACTTCTACTCCAACACCTACCGCGACTTTACTGCCCAGGTGGAAGCCTACGTACCCCTGGACGCCACCGGCCAGCCCCTGTCCCCCAACTCCGACCAGAACGCCGTGGCCACCGCCCTGAGCGCCCGCGCCGGCCAGGCCCGCTACCGTCTCTGGACGAACTCCCGCAGTCGGGTGTACAACTACGGCGGCTCCTTGGGTTTGCGCTACGAGGTGGCCGGCGGCTATCTAGCCGGAGCCAGCACCACCTACGCCCGCCTGCGCCGCACCGAGTCGGGCGACGGGCTGGAGGACGGCTTCAACACCCCGCGCTGGGCCGCCAACCTGAGCCTGGGCAACGAAAACGTGGCCCACAACTTCGGTTTCGGCCTCAATTACCACTGGCAGCAGCGCTATTACTCCCAAACCTTCCTGGTAACCGGCTACGTGCCCGCCTACGGTACTCTCGACGCCCAGCTGAGCTACCGCCTGCCCGAGCCCAACCTGCGCCTGAAGCTGGGCGCCAGCAACGTGCTCAACCACTACTACGCAAGCTACCTCGGCGGCCCTAATGTAGGCGGGCTGTACTACCTGCAGGTTACGTACGGGCTGTAA